A genomic window from Dermacentor silvarum isolate Dsil-2018 chromosome 9, BIME_Dsil_1.4, whole genome shotgun sequence includes:
- the LOC125940300 gene encoding tigger transposable element-derived protein 6-like, translating to MLPRQTLDTRGDKCHGGKQGKARITVLLAANMGGSTKLRPLVIGKFETPRCMCNCPSIPVTYAWNKKSWMTRHIFQKWLEARDSELAHQRRKVCLIIDNCTAHHTDVQLNNIELKFLPPNTTSKLQSLDQGIIRTFKSIYKRRLIDILLLKLRMGQEPKVDLLGAIKMPKASWDNVKQSTIVNFFRHAGFVGCTEKATEEAGLDDMEEECQLEETWSTLERFVGAEPQSMCIEDFVGGDDGTETTVELTDVEITAEVSAERPNEDAADVAPLPTSAEAVAALALVRRYCGAIEGTGLSLVDRLDYVEDAVV from the coding sequence ATGCTTCCGCGACAAACGCTCGACACCCGCGGGGACAAGTGCCACGGCGGGAAGCAAGGCAAGGCTCGCATAACAGTTCTGTTGGCTGCTAATATGGGCGGAAGCACGAAGCTACGGCCACTTGTCATAGGCAAGTTTGAAACCCCGAGGTGCATGTGCAACTGCCCCAGTATTCCAGTGACATATGCCTGGAATAAGAAGTCGTGGATGACTCGGCACATATTCCAAAAATGGCTGGAGGCACGGGACTCGGAGTTGGCGCATCAGCGCCGGAAGGTATGCCTTATCATTGATAATTGCACGGCACACCACACCGATGTCCAGCTGAACAACATTGAACTCAAGTTTTTGCCGCCGAACACCACGTCGAAGCTGCAGTCATTGGACCAGGGCATTATCCGCACTTTCAAGTCCATCTATAAGCGCCGGCTGATCGACATTTTGCTTTTGAAGCTCCGGATGGGCCAAGAGCCTAAGGTAGACCTTTTGGGTGCCATTAAAATGCCGAAAGCCTCTTGGGACAACGTCAAGCAGTCGACCATAGTTAACTTCTTTCGGCATGCGGGTTTCGTTGGCTGCACTGAAAAAGCAACCGAAGAGGCAGGATTGGACGATATGGAGGAAGAATGCCAGCTTGAAGAAACCTGGAGCACGTTGGAGCGCTTTGTCGGTGCTGAGCCACAAAGCATGTGCATTGAAGACTTCGTTGGTGGTGATGACGGCACCGAAACAACGGTGGAGTTGACGGACGTGGAGATCACAGCAGAAGTTAGTGCTGAGCGGCCAAACGAAGACGCTGCCGACGTTGCCCCGCTCCCGACTTCAGCCGAGGCTGTAGCTGCGTTGGCCCTTGTACGCCGCTACTGCGGCGCAATAGAAGGCACCGGCCTATCGCTTGTGGATCGCTTAGACTACGTTGAGGACGCTGTGGTTTAA